One window from the genome of Candidatus Omnitrophota bacterium encodes:
- a CDS encoding homocysteine biosynthesis protein gives MRTIKEINARIKKGVAVVVTAEEIIDLVQKKGVKKAAQEVDVVTTGTFGPMCSSGAYFNIGHSRPRIKIGGGTCRLNDVPVYTGFAAVDIYLGATAIPDDDPRNKVFPGEFKYGGAHVIQEIVAGKDIRLEATAYGTDCYPRKKLETLVNIKDLNEAVLFNIRNCYQNYNVAVNLSDKIIYTYMGALKPKLGNANYCSAGQLSPLLKDPYYKTIGIGTKIFLGGGIGYVAWQGTQHNPTVKRKDNGIPQAPAGTLAVIGDLKQMRQEFLVGTSMLGYGVTLTVGIGVPIPVLDEEILKYAAAKDEEIYAQVVDYSQAYPQMVPGSLTEVNYAQLKSGKIKVEGKEIPTGNLSSYSKAREIAEELKSWIKKGDFLLTESQAALPGAESGYTFKLLKERPIV, from the coding sequence ATGCGTACGATTAAAGAAATAAATGCCAGGATTAAAAAAGGCGTAGCGGTGGTGGTTACCGCGGAAGAAATCATTGATTTAGTCCAAAAAAAGGGCGTTAAAAAGGCAGCGCAGGAAGTAGACGTAGTAACTACCGGCACCTTTGGCCCGATGTGTTCATCAGGCGCCTATTTTAATATCGGGCATTCCAGGCCCCGCATAAAAATAGGCGGCGGAACCTGCAGACTTAATGATGTTCCTGTTTATACGGGCTTTGCGGCAGTGGATATCTATCTGGGCGCCACCGCCATACCTGATGATGACCCGCGCAATAAAGTTTTCCCGGGTGAATTTAAATACGGCGGCGCTCATGTAATCCAGGAGATAGTAGCAGGAAAGGATATCCGCCTGGAAGCCACTGCTTACGGTACGGATTGCTATCCGCGCAAGAAATTAGAGACCCTGGTTAATATCAAAGATTTAAATGAGGCAGTGCTGTTTAATATCCGTAATTGTTATCAGAATTACAATGTAGCGGTAAATTTATCGGATAAGATAATCTATACCTATATGGGTGCATTGAAACCAAAATTAGGCAATGCCAATTATTGCTCAGCAGGCCAGCTCTCCCCGCTTTTAAAGGACCCCTACTATAAGACTATAGGCATTGGCACAAAGATATTCCTAGGCGGTGGGATCGGCTATGTGGCCTGGCAGGGCACCCAGCATAACCCGACGGTAAAAAGAAAAGATAATGGCATACCCCAGGCGCCCGCAGGCACGCTGGCGGTCATCGGCGATTTAAAACAGATGAGACAGGAGTTTTTAGTAGGCACGAGCATGTTGGGTTATGGCGTAACCTTGACCGTAGGCATAGGCGTTCCTATACCTGTATTGGACGAAGAAATACTCAAATACGCAGCGGCTAAAGATGAGGAAATTTATGCCCAGGTAGTAGATTATAGCCAGGCTTATCCGCAGATGGTTCCAGGAAGCCTCACGGAAGTAAATTATGCGCAGTTAAAATCCGGTAAGATTAAGGTAGAAGGTAAAGAAATACCCACGGGTAACCTATCCAGTTATTCCAAGGCGCGCGAAATCGCCGAGGAATTAAAATCCTGGATTAAAAAAGGCGATTTCCTTCTGACTGAAAGCCAGGCAGCCTTACCCGGCGCAGAATCCGGATATACGTTTAAGCTATTAAAGGAAAGGCCGATTGTATAA
- a CDS encoding NIL domain-containing protein, with the protein MISKRIVLHFPHRLVDQPIICKLVKDYDLQFNILKAYVTPQEEGLMVLELSGEDAKFNKGIEYLQSKGVKIQPLSQDVIRNEAKCTDCGVCVPICPTGALAIDPLTRKVHFYDNKCIACELCVKICPPRAMEVRF; encoded by the coding sequence ATGATTTCTAAAAGGATAGTATTGCATTTTCCCCACCGGCTGGTAGACCAGCCGATTATCTGTAAATTAGTCAAGGATTATGACCTGCAGTTTAATATCCTCAAGGCTTATGTCACGCCCCAGGAAGAGGGTCTGATGGTCTTAGAATTAAGCGGTGAGGATGCGAAGTTTAATAAAGGGATAGAATATCTGCAGTCTAAGGGGGTGAAGATTCAGCCCCTTAGCCAGGATGTTATACGCAACGAAGCTAAATGCACTGACTGCGGCGTATGCGTGCCTATCTGTCCTACCGGCGCTCTGGCCATTGACCCCCTTACGCGCAAAGTCCATTTTTACGATAATAAATGCATTGCCTGTGAGCTTTGCGTGAAGATTTGTCCTCCCCGCGCCATGGAAGTACGCTTCTAA
- the larE gene encoding ATP-dependent sacrificial sulfur transferase LarE, whose translation MELKKKLIRLKKIISNMQSILIAFSGGVDSTLLLKVSSTVLPKDKVLAVTASSATYPEEELLFSKSMAQRLGVRHKIIKTRELKDKRFTANPLNRCYFCKKELFSRLKAMARKFKLNFVADASNISDKKDFRPGNKAKEELRVRSPLQEAGFNKEDIRQLSRRLGLITWDKPALACLASRIPYGEKITPRILTRVNTAEGFLRQSGFKQVRLRYYNGLCRIEIPKEDIPRLMSRSNLIVAKLKRLGYNYITVDLEGYRTGSMNEILNRG comes from the coding sequence ATGGAGTTAAAGAAAAAATTAATCCGGCTCAAGAAGATAATTTCAAATATGCAGTCAATATTGATTGCTTTCTCTGGAGGCGTAGACAGCACCCTCTTGCTTAAGGTATCCTCGACGGTATTACCGAAGGATAAGGTCCTTGCGGTTACCGCCAGTTCAGCTACGTATCCTGAAGAAGAATTATTATTTTCTAAAAGTATGGCCCAGCGCCTTGGTGTAAGGCATAAGATAATTAAGACCCGCGAATTAAAAGACAAAAGATTTACTGCTAATCCGCTTAATCGTTGTTATTTCTGTAAAAAGGAACTCTTTAGCAGGTTAAAGGCTATGGCGAGAAAATTTAAATTAAATTTTGTAGCGGATGCCAGTAATATATCCGATAAAAAGGATTTTCGTCCGGGGAATAAGGCCAAGGAGGAACTCAGGGTGCGTTCTCCGCTTCAGGAGGCAGGTTTTAACAAAGAGGATATCCGGCAGTTGAGCAGAAGATTAGGTTTGATTACCTGGGATAAGCCGGCCTTAGCTTGTCTAGCTTCACGTATCCCCTATGGTGAAAAGATTACCCCGCGTATTTTAACACGGGTTAACACAGCGGAAGGGTTTTTAAGGCAGTCGGGTTTTAAACAGGTGAGGCTGCGGTATTACAACGGCCTTTGCCGCATAGAGATACCCAAAGAAGATATCCCCAGGCTTATGAGCCGGAGCAATTTGATAGTAGCAAAATTAAAAAGATTGGGTTATAATTATATTACTGTGGATTTAGAAGGTTACCGCACAGGCAGTATGAATGAAATTCTTAACAGAGGTTAA
- the nifS gene encoding cysteine desulfurase NifS — MKRIYLDYAATTPCDPEVLKAMEPYFFEQFGNPSSIHTEGQEAKAAIEESRAKVAAFLGAKPEEITFTSGGTESDNSAIQGVAYAQEKKGNHIIISAIEHHAVSEPCKFLEKRGFKISHIGVDKYGLVNPADIEKAITDKTILVSVMHANNEIGTIQPIADIGEITRVKGIYFHTDAVQTVGHIPVNVDTLNIDLLSLSAHKFYGPKGVGALYVRKGTRIERFLHGGDQERGRRASTHNTPGIVGLGEAIELCQEKMADEAKLQMRLRDKLLKEIQNRIPEVYLNGHPQQRLPNNVNFSIKYIEGESMLLNLDMLGIAASTGSACTSTSLEPSHVLLAIGLPHEIAHGSLRLTLGRWTKEEDIDYLLECLPQVVEKLRKMSPLYEKK; from the coding sequence ATGAAGAGGATATATTTGGATTATGCTGCTACCACTCCCTGCGACCCCGAGGTTTTAAAGGCAATGGAGCCGTATTTCTTTGAGCAGTTTGGTAACCCTTCCAGTATTCACACCGAAGGCCAGGAGGCAAAGGCAGCGATTGAAGAATCCCGCGCAAAAGTTGCCGCATTTTTAGGTGCTAAGCCGGAGGAGATTACCTTTACTTCCGGCGGGACAGAATCCGATAATTCTGCTATCCAGGGCGTAGCCTATGCCCAGGAAAAGAAGGGCAATCATATTATTATCAGCGCTATTGAGCACCATGCCGTAAGCGAACCCTGCAAATTTTTAGAAAAGAGGGGTTTTAAAATTAGCCATATTGGCGTAGACAAATATGGTCTGGTTAACCCCGCTGATATTGAAAAGGCGATTACCGATAAGACAATCCTTGTTTCGGTGATGCATGCTAACAACGAAATCGGCACCATCCAGCCCATTGCCGATATCGGCGAAATTACCAGGGTCAAAGGCATATATTTTCATACGGATGCGGTCCAGACAGTAGGGCATATTCCGGTGAATGTGGATACCTTAAATATTGACCTCCTATCTTTGTCGGCGCATAAATTCTATGGGCCCAAGGGCGTGGGTGCCTTGTATGTCAGGAAGGGCACACGCATCGAGAGATTTTTACACGGAGGCGACCAGGAAAGAGGCAGGCGCGCATCCACCCATAATACCCCGGGCATTGTGGGATTAGGTGAGGCCATAGAACTCTGTCAGGAGAAGATGGCAGATGAAGCCAAACTTCAGATGCGTTTACGCGATAAGCTGCTTAAAGAAATCCAAAACAGGATCCCCGAGGTTTACTTAAACGGCCATCCTCAGCAAAGGCTGCCCAATAACGTTAATTTTTCCATCAAATATATTGAAGGCGAATCCATGCTTTTGAATTTGGATATGCTGGGTATTGCCGCTTCCACAGGTTCTGCCTGCACCTCTACTTCTTTAGAGCCTTCGCATGTATTGCTGGCTATCGGATTACCCCATGAAATCGCCCATGGTTCTTTAAGGCTTACTCTGGGCAGATGGACAAAAGAAGAAGATATAGACTACCTCTTAGAGTGCCTGCCGCAAGTCGTGGAAAAACTTCGAAAGATGTCTCCCCTCTACGAAAAGAAGTAA
- a CDS encoding biotin--[acetyl-CoA-carboxylase] ligase: protein MMQEKILDFLKRKQDYISGDLISHRLGITRQALWKHIQILKDAGYDIVAVPHLGYKLVSCPDRLMPLEVSRGLNTKFVGKKIRYFDTVSSTMDVALQSGIEGSGEGTLILAETQTKGRGRLGREWFSPKYKGIYFSLILKPKILLNQTPLLTLMAAVSICEAIKEKIALTCQIKWPNDILLHHKKIGGILTELNAEADLSRFVAIGIGLNVNNDKKTLLAGATSLKEQVREEVNRPDLLREILHKIEENYLIFQKQGSRHIIDKWREWNVSLGRRVRVACQKIHIEGQALDIDTDGGLLIRDDSGLVQKVMSGDVVHCR from the coding sequence ATGATGCAAGAAAAGATCCTCGATTTCCTAAAAAGAAAACAGGACTATATCTCCGGTGACCTGATCAGCCACCGTTTAGGGATAACGCGCCAGGCATTATGGAAGCACATCCAGATACTTAAGGATGCCGGTTATGATATCGTGGCTGTGCCGCATTTAGGGTATAAACTTGTTTCCTGCCCGGATAGGCTTATGCCCCTTGAAGTAAGCCGCGGGTTAAATACAAAGTTTGTGGGAAAGAAAATTCGCTATTTTGATACGGTCTCCTCGACTATGGATGTGGCTTTACAGTCAGGGATAGAAGGTTCAGGTGAAGGTACACTTATTTTAGCGGAGACACAGACCAAAGGCAGGGGCAGATTAGGCAGGGAATGGTTTTCGCCCAAATATAAAGGTATATATTTTTCTTTGATCTTAAAGCCGAAAATTTTGCTTAACCAGACGCCTCTTTTAACTCTTATGGCCGCAGTAAGTATCTGCGAAGCGATAAAAGAAAAAATAGCCCTAACCTGTCAGATAAAGTGGCCCAATGACATACTACTTCACCATAAAAAAATAGGCGGGATACTGACCGAACTGAATGCCGAAGCAGACTTGAGCCGTTTTGTAGCCATTGGTATCGGCTTAAATGTAAATAATGATAAAAAGACACTTCTTGCCGGCGCGACATCTTTAAAAGAACAGGTCAGGGAAGAGGTAAACCGGCCGGATTTATTACGGGAGATATTGCATAAGATAGAAGAGAACTACCTTATTTTCCAGAAACAGGGCAGCAGGCACATTATTGATAAATGGCGGGAGTGGAACGTAAGCCTGGGCAGGAGGGTAAGGGTAGCCTGTCAGAAAATACACATCGAAGGTCAGGCCCTGGATATCGATACAGACGGAGGGCTATTGATCAGGGATGACTCCGGATTAGTCCAAAAGGTCATGAGCGGGGATGTGGTACATTGCAGGTAA
- a CDS encoding TonB-dependent receptor — protein sequence MFFIIILYFYAVSYAQEDSAGDKIFKRQEAPLDLEPIVITKSRSYLLHPYPLDSDALKNSPYDSPVEALSFLPLDLQSRSPKSGIQTDFSLRGSNFQGVLMLLDGQRINDPQTAHHNADIPLTKEDIRRIEVTPGASSSLFGPDAIGGAINMIVKKPQDKKIVLELKGGRYQSKSALLSVSDKIDNLGVRLSLENQDSRGFRYDTDFKKFTATLNSSLDITDGEFNIQAGYQEKQFGAYDFYTPGLGYPSEEWTKTYLCSAGLNLDKAGFMIKPNMLWRRHYDKFMLDKTQVRSNYLNHHHTDIYTPNIYLQKEAGILGKLGLGLEYGEEWINSTNLGKHTRRHKSLFADENKELNDQLSLGLSFRSDDFDSFGWVYTGSASFRYKISERDSLRFGASRNMRIPSFTELYYSDPTTLGNTDLSAEKSLNYEVGYDYKKEKLSAGLTFFLRQESDSIDWIKREPSQAKWQVENITEADVVGLESYLRLKISERVTVDSNYSYINRHADDRGYLYKYGPNYIKHLVNTALTFNLPFGVQTLGLTYKKKPSRRGWLLLNTRLCHNLPKNSQIFLEITNLLNVEYQEIEGIPQPGRWIEGGLRVEW from the coding sequence TTGTTTTTTATAATTATCCTATATTTTTATGCCGTATCCTACGCCCAAGAGGATTCAGCCGGTGATAAAATTTTTAAGAGGCAGGAGGCGCCGTTAGATTTAGAGCCCATTGTTATCACTAAAAGCAGAAGCTATCTTCTGCATCCTTATCCGCTTGATTCCGATGCCTTAAAAAACTCTCCTTACGACTCTCCTGTTGAAGCATTAAGTTTCCTACCCTTAGACCTGCAGAGCCGTTCTCCAAAATCCGGTATACAGACGGATTTTTCTTTACGGGGTTCTAATTTTCAAGGGGTCTTAATGCTGTTAGACGGCCAGCGCATTAATGACCCCCAGACAGCCCATCACAACGCTGACATACCTTTGACTAAGGAAGATATAAGAAGAATCGAGGTCACCCCGGGGGCAAGTTCTAGCCTCTTTGGCCCGGATGCCATCGGCGGGGCTATAAATATGATTGTTAAAAAACCGCAGGATAAGAAGATAGTTTTAGAATTAAAAGGAGGCCGCTACCAGAGCAAATCCGCGCTTTTGAGCGTAAGCGATAAAATAGATAACTTGGGTGTAAGGTTAAGTTTAGAAAACCAGGATTCTAGGGGGTTTCGTTATGATACTGATTTTAAGAAATTTACCGCTACTTTGAATTCGTCCTTGGATATCACCGACGGAGAGTTCAATATCCAGGCGGGGTATCAGGAAAAGCAATTCGGGGCCTATGATTTTTATACGCCGGGCTTAGGTTATCCTTCCGAGGAATGGACCAAAACTTATTTATGCAGCGCCGGGTTAAATCTGGATAAGGCAGGCTTTATGATTAAGCCGAATATGCTTTGGCGCCGGCACTATGATAAATTTATGCTGGATAAGACCCAGGTGAGAAGTAATTATCTTAACCATCATCACACGGATATTTATACCCCCAATATTTATCTGCAGAAGGAAGCAGGTATTTTAGGTAAGCTGGGCCTGGGGTTAGAGTATGGAGAAGAGTGGATTAACTCCACGAATTTAGGTAAGCATACCCGAAGGCATAAAAGCCTATTCGCGGATGAAAATAAAGAATTGAATGATCAATTATCTTTGGGTTTATCCTTTCGTAGCGATGACTTTGATAGTTTTGGCTGGGTTTATACCGGCTCAGCCAGTTTTAGGTATAAAATTTCCGAGAGAGACTCTTTGCGTTTTGGCGCTTCCAGAAACATGCGTATTCCATCCTTTACTGAACTTTATTATAGTGACCCTACTACGCTGGGTAACACTGATCTTTCCGCCGAAAAATCGCTGAACTACGAGGTCGGGTATGATTATAAAAAAGAAAAATTATCGGCAGGCCTTACTTTTTTCTTAAGGCAGGAGAGTGATTCTATTGATTGGATAAAACGCGAACCATCCCAGGCCAAGTGGCAGGTAGAGAATATTACCGAAGCAGACGTAGTGGGCCTGGAAAGTTATTTAAGGCTAAAAATAAGCGAGCGCGTAACTGTGGATTCTAATTATTCTTATATTAATAGACACGCGGATGACCGGGGGTATCTTTATAAATATGGCCCGAATTATATAAAGCACCTGGTGAATACCGCGCTTACCTTTAACCTACCCTTCGGGGTTCAAACTTTGGGGCTGACCTATAAGAAAAAGCCGAGTCGCCGCGGCTGGCTCCTTTTAAATACCCGCCTCTGCCATAATCTTCCCAAAAACTCCCAAATCTTTTTAGAGATTACCAACCTCCTCAATGTCGAATATCAGGAAATAGAGGGCATACCTCAGCCAGGCCGCTGGATTGAAGGCGGGTTGCGGGTTGAATGGTAA
- the mnmA gene encoding tRNA 2-thiouridine(34) synthase MnmA — protein MKERVAVAMSGGVDSSVAAALLKKQGYEVIGLTMCFNLADSTTKRPNCCGLEGIEDARRVAHKLGIRHYVLNFSKVLKEKVIADFCREYLRGRTPNPCVRCNQFIKFDALLKKALSLDAGFLATGHYARIEKVVSRQSLVVSYLLKKAKDKKKDQSYFLYCLGQKQLRRILFPLGDYTKEEVRNLARKFNLPIADKLASQEICFLPDADYRRFLNTHAKAKIKPGPILDKEGNVLGQHQGVAFYTIGQREGLGIARGYPLYVIEINPGNRSIIVGKKEDVYKDEFYLKNTHFIIGLKKKKVALRVKIRYNHPEAQAQVIVTGRKVKVKFSKPQFAVTPGQSAVFYDHDTVVGGGVIGKVL, from the coding sequence ATGAAAGAGCGGGTAGCGGTGGCGATGAGCGGCGGCGTGGATTCTTCTGTAGCAGCAGCCTTGTTAAAAAAGCAAGGTTATGAAGTTATCGGGCTGACTATGTGTTTCAATTTAGCTGATTCTACTACAAAAAGGCCTAATTGCTGCGGTCTAGAGGGAATAGAAGATGCCCGGCGCGTGGCCCATAAATTAGGGATAAGGCATTATGTCTTGAATTTCAGCAAAGTTCTGAAAGAAAAGGTCATCGCGGATTTCTGCCGGGAATATTTAAGAGGCAGGACACCCAACCCTTGCGTAAGGTGCAACCAGTTTATAAAATTTGATGCCTTGTTGAAAAAGGCCCTCTCCTTAGACGCTGGGTTTCTGGCTACCGGACACTATGCGCGCATAGAAAAAGTCGTTAGTCGTCAGTCGCTAGTCGTTAGTTATTTACTAAAGAAAGCTAAGGACAAAAAGAAAGATCAGTCTTATTTTTTATATTGTTTAGGCCAAAAGCAATTAAGGCGCATACTTTTTCCTTTAGGGGATTATACGAAGGAGGAAGTGAGGAATTTAGCCAGGAAATTTAATTTACCCATCGCGGATAAATTAGCCAGCCAGGAGATATGTTTTCTCCCGGATGCGGATTATCGTAGGTTTTTAAATACGCACGCTAAGGCAAAGATAAAGCCCGGCCCCATACTGGATAAAGAAGGCAATGTATTGGGCCAGCATCAGGGGGTCGCTTTTTATACTATCGGACAGCGTGAAGGATTAGGTATTGCCAGGGGTTATCCTTTATACGTGATAGAAATAAACCCCGGAAATCGCAGCATAATAGTAGGTAAGAAAGAGGATGTGTATAAGGATGAGTTTTATCTTAAGAATACGCATTTTATCATCGGTCTTAAGAAAAAGAAGGTTGCCCTAAGAGTAAAGATAAGGTATAATCACCCCGAAGCGCAAGCACAGGTTATAGTTACGGGACGCAAGGTAAAAGTCAAGTTTAGTAAACCCCAGTTTGCCGTTACTCCGGGCCAATCCGCAGTATTTTATGATCATGATACGGTCGTAGGCGGCGGAGTCATCGGTAAAGTTTTATAA
- the nadA gene encoding quinolinate synthase NadA — MVKDILEKKIGELKKKRNAVILVHNYQLPEVQDVADYRGDSLELSRIAAKTDAKVIVFCGVHFMAETASILCPDKKVIMPDAQAGCPMANMITAEDLKRLKKQHPEAIAVGYVNTSAEVKAELDVCCTSTNAVAVVEAIAKDSAAGGSAFGGKKEIIFVPDKYLADFVSKQTGRKLISWNGFCPTHVKMLPEDIKREKKFHPQAKVMVHPECLPQVVAMADAVLSTSKMCQFARETEAKEIIVGTEVGLIYRLKEDNPKKEFYPASERAVCPNMKRTTQEKILWALEELKQEVRVSDQIRLRARKSIDRMLEII, encoded by the coding sequence ATGGTTAAGGATATTTTAGAGAAGAAGATCGGGGAGTTAAAAAAGAAGCGTAATGCCGTTATCTTAGTGCACAACTATCAGCTCCCGGAGGTGCAGGATGTGGCGGATTACCGGGGGGATTCTCTGGAACTAAGCCGCATTGCTGCCAAGACCGACGCCAAAGTGATTGTTTTTTGCGGGGTGCATTTTATGGCTGAAACGGCGTCAATTCTCTGCCCCGATAAAAAAGTGATCATGCCTGACGCGCAGGCAGGCTGCCCCATGGCCAATATGATTACTGCCGAGGACCTAAAGAGGCTAAAAAAACAGCATCCCGAAGCAATAGCAGTGGGTTATGTGAATACCTCGGCAGAGGTTAAGGCAGAGCTGGATGTGTGTTGCACTTCGACTAATGCCGTCGCAGTAGTTGAAGCCATAGCAAAAGATTCCGCCGCAGGCGGATCCGCCTTCGGCGGAAAAAAAGAGATTATTTTTGTGCCGGATAAATATCTGGCAGACTTTGTTTCCAAGCAGACAGGGAGGAAGCTTATTTCCTGGAATGGATTCTGCCCTACCCATGTCAAGATGTTACCCGAGGATATCAAAAGAGAAAAGAAATTCCACCCTCAGGCTAAGGTGATGGTGCATCCGGAGTGCCTGCCTCAGGTGGTGGCCATGGCAGATGCAGTGCTTTCTACCAGTAAGATGTGCCAGTTTGCCCGTGAGACAGAGGCAAAGGAGATAATTGTAGGCACAGAGGTTGGCCTGATCTACCGCCTCAAAGAAGATAACCCTAAAAAAGAATTCTATCCTGCTTCAGAGAGGGCAGTCTGCCCTAATATGAAACGCACTACCCAGGAGAAAATCCTCTGGGCATTGGAAGAACTTAAGCAGGAGGTAAGGGTATCTGATCAAATCCGGTTACGCGCCAGGAAATCCATAGACAGGATGCTGGAAATAATTTAA
- a CDS encoding RNA pseudouridine synthase: MNIPVIYEDDWLLVLDKPSGLLTIPTPKNESRTLSSILNEDAKKRGLSYRLYPCHRLDRETSGLIIYAKGKSVQKNMMHAFRDRKIKKTYLAFVQGRLALEKGDMRYPIEGKNAVTGYRVVEKRNGFTVVEAAPLTGRTNQIRIHFKRIGHPLLGETKFAFRRDFELKAKRLCLHAQRLEFAHPVSKKIISLAAPLADDMRDFLNKH, from the coding sequence GTGAATATCCCCGTAATTTATGAAGATGATTGGCTGCTGGTTTTAGATAAACCTTCCGGATTACTCACTATCCCCACCCCTAAAAATGAATCGCGCACATTGAGTAGCATCCTGAATGAGGATGCAAAAAAAAGAGGCCTGTCTTATCGCCTCTATCCCTGCCACCGTTTAGACAGGGAGACATCCGGTTTAATCATTTATGCCAAAGGTAAGTCTGTTCAAAAAAATATGATGCACGCCTTCAGGGATAGAAAAATAAAAAAGACATATCTGGCCTTTGTGCAGGGGAGGTTAGCGCTAGAAAAAGGGGATATGCGTTATCCTATTGAAGGTAAGAACGCTGTTACCGGATACAGGGTAGTGGAAAAAAGAAACGGCTTTACGGTGGTAGAGGCAGCACCTTTAACCGGAAGAACCAACCAGATCAGGATACATTTTAAGCGGATCGGGCATCCTTTGCTGGGTGAAACAAAATTCGCCTTTCGCCGCGACTTTGAATTGAAGGCCAAACGCCTGTGTTTGCACGCGCAAAGATTAGAATTCGCACATCCGGTAAGCAAAAAGATAATATCGCTAGCTGCGCCTTTAGCCGATGACATGCGGGATTTCTTAAACAAACATTAA
- a CDS encoding MFS transporter, with protein sequence MPFNPKKLKSPFLIFSWALYDLANQFFALNIVSLYFVRWVTIERQAPEILYSIAFAVSTFFIAVSAPILGAISDMTQRRRPFLIYLTLLSVVFTMVLGVSNNVIMALLFFIIANYGCQTATVFYNALMVNITPPNKTGLVSGFGKMMSYAGAVLALYMVKPTVLESGYRATFLPTGILFLLFSLPCLIFVRDKPSPIAVGFKSCLEKDKILCIFKTLKGTLFDRHRFPGSDFLKSAFFIFCAVNAVILFMSIYATRAFGLNEAEVVNLIIVSTLFAMAGSLFSGFISDYLGHKRAMAAIFLLWAICFLWGAFARDKHLYWVIGALAGVALGSTWTVTRAMAINIVPVEKVGEIFGLFNLVGYLSAMVGVIFWGVLIWFLSPLGEAGYRITLLSLILFIALGFIFLLRLPNNKSTYGYSGLKT encoded by the coding sequence ATGCCTTTTAACCCGAAGAAGTTAAAAAGCCCGTTTTTAATTTTCTCCTGGGCGCTCTATGACCTGGCCAACCAATTCTTTGCCTTAAATATCGTCTCGCTTTATTTTGTGCGCTGGGTGACTATAGAAAGGCAGGCCCCGGAGATACTTTACAGTATCGCCTTTGCTGTCTCCACATTTTTTATCGCGGTTTCCGCGCCCATACTGGGGGCAATTTCCGATATGACGCAAAGACGCCGGCCATTTTTAATCTATCTTACTTTGCTTTCTGTTGTATTCACCATGGTCCTGGGCGTATCTAATAATGTAATCATGGCGCTTTTATTCTTTATCATCGCAAATTACGGCTGTCAGACCGCCACGGTTTTTTATAATGCCTTGATGGTCAATATCACGCCCCCGAACAAAACCGGTTTGGTTTCCGGATTCGGGAAAATGATGAGTTATGCCGGGGCAGTCCTGGCATTATATATGGTTAAGCCCACAGTTTTAGAAAGCGGTTATCGGGCGACATTTTTGCCCACAGGTATTTTATTCCTGCTCTTTTCTCTGCCCTGCCTGATTTTTGTCAGGGATAAACCATCCCCGATAGCCGTAGGCTTTAAATCCTGTTTAGAAAAGGATAAAATACTTTGCATCTTTAAAACCCTCAAAGGCACTCTTTTTGACAGGCATCGATTTCCCGGGTCAGATTTTTTAAAATCCGCCTTTTTTATTTTCTGTGCGGTTAATGCCGTTATCCTTTTTATGTCCATATATGCTACACGCGCCTTCGGGTTGAATGAGGCGGAAGTGGTCAACCTGATTATTGTCTCCACCCTCTTTGCCATGGCAGGGAGTTTATTCTCGGGCTTTATCAGCGATTACCTCGGGCATAAGCGTGCGATGGCTGCGATATTCCTGCTGTGGGCAATATGTTTTTTGTGGGGGGCCTTTGCCAGGGATAAACACCTTTATTGGGTCATCGGCGCTTTAGCCGGTGTAGCCTTGGGTTCTACTTGGACAGTGACGCGCGCTATGGCGATTAATATTGTACCGGTAGAAAAAGTAGGCGAGATTTTTGGCCTTTTTAATCTAGTCGGGTATCTTTCTGCTATGGTGGGGGTCATTTTCTGGGGAGTCCTGATTTGGTTTCTCTCTCCTTTGGGAGAAGCAGGATACCGCATCACGCTTTTGAGTTTAATTTTATTTATTGCCCTGGGTTTTATTTTTCTGTTACGCTTGCCAAATAATAAATCAACCTACGGCTACTCCGGTCTAAAGACTTAG